From the genome of Leguminivora glycinivorella isolate SPB_JAAS2020 chromosome Z, LegGlyc_1.1, whole genome shotgun sequence, one region includes:
- the LOC125241466 gene encoding dephospho-CoA kinase domain-containing protein — MFIVGLTGGLATGKSTVLSIFRDNGIAVIDADDIARKVLEPGTKAWKELKEYFGDEVLLADRKVNRVRLGELVFDDIEKRRKLNAITHPRIQSAMMKMAIAYFFSGHNYIVMEVPLLFETGKMLTFMHKIITVVCEDHQQLKRLCKRNDFSLTVAKKRIDCQMPLEHKVANSHFVVDNSGEISNTRHQTECIIRTLKRSKFTWYFRSIILITLMSLIFGITHLMGIMSNSN, encoded by the exons ATGTTTATTGTGGGGCTTACTGGAGGGCTCGCAACAGGCAAAAGTACAGTGCTATCAATATTTCGTGACAATGGTATAGCGGTAATAGACGCCGATGACATTGCCAGAAAAG TTCTAGAACCAGGAACAAAAGCTTGGAAGGAGTTAAAGGAATATTTTGGAGATGAAGTGTTACTGGCTGATAGAAAAGTGAACAGAGTAAGACTAGGAGAGCTTGTGTTTGACGACATTGAAAAGAGACGTAAACTAAATGCCATCACTCACCCAAGGATCCAAAGCGCAATGATGAAAATGGCAATAGCATATTTCTTCTCAGgacataattatattgtaatGGAAGTTCCACTATTGTTTGAAACTGGAAAAATGTTAACTTTCATGCACAAAATCATTACTGTTGTATG TGAAGACCATCAGCAACTAAAACGGTTGTGCAAACGCAATGACTTTTCTTTAACTGTGGCCAAGAAAAGAATAGACTGTCAAATGCCATTGGAACACAAAGTAGCCAATTCACATTTTGTTGTTGACAACTCTGGTGAAATTTCTAACACAAGACATCAAACAGAATGCATCATACGAACCTTAAAAAGATCAAAGTTTACTTG GTACTTTAgatcaataatattaataacattaaTGTCATTGATTTTTGGAATAACACATCTCATGGGCATTATGAGTAACTCGAATTAG